From the Teredinibacter turnerae T7901 genome, one window contains:
- a CDS encoding NCS2 family permease, translating to MKSLAQYFEFSKAGTNFKTETLAGVTTFLAMAYITIVNPVILSDAGMDFGAVFVATCLAAAFGSIAMGLLGNYPIAQAPGMGQNAFFTYGVVLGMGHPWPVALGAVFFSGVIFLILSALPVREWLINSIPRNLKLGISGGIGLFLGIIALENAKIVVDSPATLVKLGDLSQWEPLLCLAGFAIITALAYRKLMGAVVIGMLSVTVIGWITGIAEFKGVMSLPPSPAPVLFKLDFAGALEVGMVTVIITMLIVDVFDTAGTMVGVANRAGLIQKDGSLPRLGKALLSDSGATTFGALMGTSSTTSYIESAAGVEAGGRTGFTAVVTGIIFLLCLFFSPIAQSVPAYATAAALLFVACLMTRSLADLNWDDHTESAPAIIAAIAMPLGYSIADGIGLGFISYAVIKVLSGRITQCPPVVFVVAGIFALKFFFL from the coding sequence ATGAAGAGCCTTGCCCAATATTTTGAATTCAGCAAAGCGGGAACCAATTTTAAAACGGAAACCCTTGCTGGGGTGACCACCTTCTTGGCAATGGCCTATATCACTATAGTCAACCCGGTAATTTTATCTGATGCCGGAATGGATTTTGGCGCGGTGTTTGTCGCGACCTGCCTGGCCGCAGCTTTTGGCTCCATCGCTATGGGATTGCTGGGTAATTACCCCATCGCCCAGGCACCGGGTATGGGGCAAAATGCTTTTTTTACCTACGGTGTCGTGTTAGGTATGGGGCACCCGTGGCCAGTCGCGTTGGGCGCGGTGTTTTTCTCCGGTGTTATCTTCCTGATTCTTAGCGCCTTGCCTGTGCGCGAGTGGTTGATCAACTCTATTCCGAGAAATCTGAAGTTAGGTATATCCGGCGGTATTGGTTTGTTTCTCGGTATTATCGCCCTGGAAAACGCGAAAATCGTGGTAGATAGTCCTGCTACGTTGGTGAAACTCGGTGATCTAAGCCAGTGGGAACCGCTGTTGTGTTTGGCTGGGTTCGCAATTATTACGGCACTGGCCTATCGCAAGCTCATGGGCGCGGTCGTTATTGGTATGTTGAGCGTCACTGTTATTGGCTGGATTACGGGTATCGCAGAGTTTAAAGGCGTAATGAGTTTACCTCCTTCGCCTGCGCCGGTGTTGTTCAAGCTTGATTTCGCGGGCGCATTGGAAGTTGGCATGGTAACGGTGATCATAACCATGTTAATTGTTGATGTGTTCGATACCGCAGGAACGATGGTCGGTGTTGCAAATCGCGCAGGTTTAATTCAGAAAGACGGTTCCTTGCCTCGCCTCGGTAAGGCGCTCTTGTCGGACTCTGGAGCGACAACCTTTGGTGCGCTAATGGGTACATCGTCGACCACCAGTTACATCGAGAGCGCTGCTGGCGTGGAGGCGGGGGGCCGTACGGGATTCACTGCGGTAGTAACCGGCATAATTTTTCTGCTTTGCTTGTTCTTCTCGCCGATCGCGCAAAGTGTGCCTGCATATGCCACCGCAGCGGCGCTATTGTTTGTTGCCTGTTTGATGACTCGAAGCCTGGCTGATCTCAATTGGGACGACCACACCGAAAGCGCGCCTGCGATTATTGCCGCTATCGCTATGCCGTTGGGCTACTCCATTGCCGATGGTATTGGTTTGGGATTTATCTCGTACGCAGTCATTAAGGTGTTAAGTGGACGAATTACCCAATGTCCGCCAGTAGTTTTTGTTGTTGCCGGTATTTTCGCACTGAAATTTTTTTTCCTTTAG
- a CDS encoding TetR/AcrR family transcriptional regulator, protein MTTTKKIRTGGRSARIQQSIHQAVRELQATHSREELTVCMIASAAGVTPSTIYRRWGDLTSLLADVAVAHMRPDTPPDDTGSLPGDLLKFAEFYADELGSELGKQLLRDIAATHTSDCTTRCVQLARERLEIIVERAQQRGERIPAVEMLIDNLFAPIVYNILFCETPDSEQQLRLVSQCLHNY, encoded by the coding sequence ATGACAACCACAAAAAAAATCCGTACCGGCGGACGAAGTGCCCGCATACAGCAATCTATCCATCAAGCTGTGCGTGAACTTCAGGCCACGCACAGCCGCGAAGAACTTACCGTATGTATGATCGCGAGTGCTGCAGGCGTCACGCCCTCCACCATCTACCGCCGTTGGGGCGACCTGACATCTCTGCTCGCCGATGTTGCAGTAGCGCATATGCGGCCCGATACACCTCCGGACGATACCGGCAGTCTTCCCGGCGATTTACTTAAATTTGCTGAATTCTACGCTGACGAACTAGGCTCTGAATTGGGCAAGCAATTGCTGCGCGATATTGCCGCGACTCACACGAGCGACTGCACCACACGTTGCGTACAATTGGCCCGCGAACGGCTGGAAATAATCGTTGAAAGAGCGCAACAACGCGGCGAGCGAATACCGGCAGTCGAGATGCTGATCGACAACCTGTTTGCGCCGATTGTTTATAATATTTTGTTTTGTGAAACACCCGACAGCGAGCAACAGTTACGCCTGGTCAGTCAGTGTCTTCACAATTATTAA
- a CDS encoding FkbM family methyltransferase codes for MDNVAVHAQDTVRPLTLAEQLLSIFLRALPIKHGRHRLLDYIAPRAFTQDGMLVEIALNGKHIIVDPSDLVGWHFAILKSFDPEVVEILNAACEGSNGEVFWDIGANKGSCFCGLAAKRNNVRVVAIEPQASLAPTNLHNLQTLCSTGYEYVQAGIGESETELELTIPENNKGRASLNLRNKRPTDVTEKIKIKTAKNIASQSKYGWPSLIKLDVEGYEPQVIRALAPCFSQGHCKVLVFENHKRETAAFDEIRKLIVPHGYNLYGIKKTPWATYLLPCEAQIENTTDYAAIRKDTADSNRALGRLIHH; via the coding sequence ATGGACAACGTGGCAGTTCACGCACAGGATACGGTGCGCCCCCTCACCCTCGCAGAACAGTTACTTTCAATATTCCTGCGCGCACTACCGATTAAACACGGTCGACACAGACTCCTCGATTACATCGCACCCAGGGCGTTTACTCAGGACGGAATGCTGGTCGAAATAGCGCTGAATGGAAAGCATATTATCGTCGACCCATCAGATCTGGTAGGCTGGCATTTTGCAATTTTAAAATCCTTCGACCCCGAAGTGGTTGAGATTTTGAATGCCGCCTGCGAAGGTAGCAACGGAGAAGTGTTCTGGGATATCGGGGCGAATAAAGGATCGTGTTTTTGCGGGCTCGCGGCAAAACGTAATAACGTGCGCGTGGTCGCTATCGAACCACAGGCTTCGCTTGCCCCAACTAATCTACATAATTTACAAACCCTTTGCTCAACGGGCTATGAATACGTGCAAGCAGGTATTGGTGAATCAGAAACCGAGCTGGAACTCACCATTCCAGAGAACAACAAAGGTAGAGCCAGTTTGAACCTGCGCAACAAACGCCCTACCGATGTAACAGAAAAAATAAAAATTAAAACCGCTAAAAACATCGCCTCACAATCGAAATACGGATGGCCCAGCCTGATAAAACTCGATGTGGAAGGCTATGAACCACAGGTTATTCGTGCTTTGGCTCCCTGCTTTAGCCAGGGCCACTGCAAAGTATTGGTGTTCGAAAACCATAAGCGTGAGACCGCCGCATTCGACGAAATCAGGAAGCTCATCGTCCCACACGGCTACAATCTGTACGGGATAAAAAAAACCCCTTGGGCAACCTACTTGCTTCCCTGCGAGGCCCAGATTGAAAATACCACAGACTACGCAGCCATTCGCAAGGATACAGCGGACAGTAATCGCGCACTGGGCAGACTGATTCACCATTGA
- a CDS encoding MBL fold metallo-hydrolase — MRQLSILIFSLFCFNSVSANAGEAAIVKLDQNLFVVEGGGGKGSNVGVLITDSGMVLVDSMVAESKEYLLTQLKSISSKPVRYLLATHDHFDHIGNAPHFLGEGASLVGGSRFEPDSQLEFLSVKGVFGLEFADAEVKGYTINSHSPSDVLYYLPKQNVIFLGDVYTDGWYPSFFSGGIGGQVQAIELALAVGDAKTRFVPGHGQVAGAQQLRQYLEHTMHWAKRIMQLHARGESPQQMLGDAELVSIKASFANDRTNMTFFDERFVYLVKHTIEAEEALRNAAEASD, encoded by the coding sequence ATGCGACAACTCTCTATTCTCATTTTTTCGTTGTTTTGTTTTAACAGTGTTAGCGCAAACGCTGGCGAAGCCGCTATTGTGAAACTCGACCAGAATCTCTTTGTCGTGGAGGGAGGCGGAGGGAAGGGTTCGAACGTTGGTGTACTAATCACCGATTCGGGCATGGTATTAGTCGACTCAATGGTTGCAGAGTCCAAAGAGTATTTGCTTACTCAGTTAAAGTCGATTTCCTCTAAGCCCGTGCGATATCTGCTGGCGACACACGATCATTTTGACCATATTGGCAACGCACCACATTTTTTAGGGGAGGGGGCTAGCCTGGTTGGTGGTTCACGTTTCGAGCCGGATTCTCAGCTTGAATTTCTTAGTGTGAAAGGTGTGTTTGGGTTAGAGTTTGCTGACGCTGAAGTTAAAGGCTATACGATCAATTCACATTCCCCCAGTGATGTTCTCTATTATCTTCCAAAGCAGAACGTTATCTTCTTGGGGGATGTTTATACCGATGGCTGGTATCCCTCTTTCTTCTCTGGCGGTATTGGCGGGCAGGTGCAGGCAATTGAGTTGGCCCTGGCGGTGGGAGATGCAAAAACACGGTTTGTTCCGGGCCACGGGCAAGTGGCGGGCGCACAACAGTTGCGCCAATATCTGGAACATACCATGCACTGGGCCAAGCGCATTATGCAGCTGCACGCGAGGGGAGAGTCGCCGCAGCAAATGCTGGGCGATGCTGAGTTGGTTTCCATAAAGGCATCGTTCGCAAACGACAGAACCAATATGACTTTTTTTGATGAGCGCTTTGTGTATTTGGTCAAGCACACTATCGAAGCGGAAGAGGCGCTTCGCAACGCGGCTGAGGCGAGTGATTAA
- the yghU gene encoding glutathione-dependent disulfide-bond oxidoreductase has translation MAINITAAVFDLSMHSLPLTLRSTKQHQTKLIYGKYLMSDSYTPPPVWIWQDHNTPQASARTGNQPVAGARFEQELPRGEHPLQLYSMATPNGVKVTVMLEELLAKGHKEAEYDAWLIDITAGDQFSSGFVEINPNSKIPALVDHSTDTPLALFESGSILIYLAEKFGEFLPTGQPARAHTLNWLAWQVGSAPYLGGGFGHFYAYAPSKQEYPIDRFAMETKRQLDVLDKQLAKTEFIAGNNYSIADMAIAPWYGALQAGELYNAGEFLSVDEYANVERWRKAVFARPAYQRGARVNRFWGPEENQLKERHNAADLD, from the coding sequence ATGGCGATAAACATCACAGCGGCGGTTTTTGACCTGAGCATGCATAGCCTGCCGTTAACATTGCGTTCTACAAAGCAACATCAGACCAAATTAATTTACGGGAAATATCTCATGTCCGACAGCTATACCCCACCTCCAGTGTGGATTTGGCAAGACCACAACACACCACAGGCTTCTGCTCGCACTGGCAACCAGCCTGTCGCAGGCGCTCGTTTTGAGCAGGAACTTCCGCGCGGCGAACACCCGCTACAGCTTTATTCCATGGCCACACCTAACGGCGTAAAAGTAACGGTCATGCTCGAAGAGCTGCTAGCTAAAGGTCATAAGGAAGCAGAGTACGACGCCTGGCTAATCGATATCACTGCGGGGGATCAGTTCTCGAGCGGATTTGTGGAAATTAATCCCAACTCGAAAATTCCCGCACTGGTCGACCACAGTACAGATACTCCTCTCGCACTGTTCGAGTCCGGCTCCATTTTGATCTATCTCGCCGAAAAATTTGGTGAATTTTTACCGACCGGGCAACCGGCTAGAGCACACACACTCAACTGGCTAGCCTGGCAAGTGGGTTCTGCACCCTATTTAGGCGGGGGGTTCGGGCATTTTTACGCCTACGCACCGAGCAAGCAGGAATATCCAATAGACCGCTTTGCAATGGAAACCAAGCGACAGCTGGATGTTTTAGACAAGCAGTTGGCGAAAACCGAATTTATCGCTGGAAATAACTATAGCATTGCCGATATGGCAATCGCTCCCTGGTATGGTGCTCTGCAAGCAGGCGAGTTGTACAACGCAGGCGAATTTTTAAGTGTTGATGAATACGCAAACGTGGAGCGCTGGCGCAAAGCAGTATTCGCTCGTCCAGCGTATCAACGCGGTGCACGAGTAAATCGGTTTTGGGGGCCAGAAGAAAACCAGTTGAAAGAACGCCACAATGCTGCAGACCTGGACTAA
- a CDS encoding M3 family metallopeptidase has protein sequence MRFSLLAAMISTIVLTTGCESEQPQPDESKTAMQQSADNIFFHESPLSYHAPEFDKLKVSDYEPAFAKGLKEHSAEILQIANNPEKPTFDNTIVAMEKSGALLSRVYTVFGSLSGLVSNDEYRRIESDFSPKLAEHSDSIFLNPQLFKRVVAVYESRDSLNAEDQRLAEYYYKRFVREGAKLSPSAKARVMEINTEISTLQTDFSQNILKSLEKDVVLVKDKAELAGLSESQIESLAAAAKKSGNEGYQITLVNTTRHPLLGSLENRELRKKLWETSAYRAMDTNGPIVLKLTKLRAEKAKLLGFDTWAAYVVDNQMAKTPAAVFGILDGLAPKAVARAKEEAADIQAEIKQSGGDFTLQPWDWLFYAEKVRQAKYDLDESLLKPYFEFNTVLNDGLFFAMNKLYGITLKPRKDLPVWDENVLAYEVYNEDGSTIGLFYIDPYARDGKRGGAWMSNWVEQSGLLGDKPVIYNALNIPKPAEGQPTLMTFDEVETMFHEFGHAIHGLFSDVKYPSLAGTSTARDFVEFPSQANEDWDIDPAVLKNYAKHYETSEPIPQELLDKMLKAHKFNSGFNTVEYLAAALLDMEWHTISADSDITDVAAFEKKALAKHKIDFAPVPPRYKSAYFSHIFAGGYSAGYYAYLWTEVLAADAFAYTQTLGGLTRENGDKYRDAVLSRGNSRDLMESYVDFRGQEPSIDALLERRGLVK, from the coding sequence ATGCGTTTTTCCTTATTAGCCGCGATGATCAGCACGATTGTCCTCACCACCGGCTGCGAATCTGAACAACCCCAACCCGACGAATCCAAGACTGCGATGCAGCAATCCGCTGACAATATTTTCTTTCACGAGAGCCCTCTGTCTTATCACGCCCCTGAATTCGACAAACTCAAAGTCAGCGATTACGAGCCTGCGTTCGCCAAAGGTTTGAAGGAGCATTCAGCGGAAATTCTGCAGATCGCCAACAACCCTGAGAAACCAACGTTCGATAATACGATAGTGGCGATGGAAAAATCTGGTGCGTTGCTCAGTCGTGTATACACGGTATTTGGCAGCCTTTCAGGGCTGGTATCCAACGACGAATATCGCCGTATTGAATCCGATTTTTCTCCCAAGCTTGCGGAGCACTCGGACAGCATTTTTCTCAACCCTCAATTATTTAAACGTGTAGTGGCTGTGTACGAAAGTCGCGACTCGCTGAATGCGGAAGACCAGCGCTTGGCTGAGTACTACTACAAGCGGTTCGTGCGCGAGGGCGCCAAGCTTAGCCCTTCTGCAAAAGCGCGCGTGATGGAAATTAATACCGAAATCTCGACGCTGCAGACTGATTTTTCCCAGAACATTTTGAAGTCACTGGAAAAAGATGTCGTCCTGGTAAAAGATAAAGCCGAGTTAGCCGGTTTGTCAGAGAGTCAGATAGAATCGCTCGCTGCGGCAGCAAAAAAATCGGGCAACGAGGGTTACCAGATCACGCTGGTAAACACCACACGTCACCCGCTGCTTGGCAGCTTGGAAAATCGCGAACTGCGTAAAAAACTCTGGGAAACCTCCGCTTACCGCGCGATGGATACCAATGGTCCTATCGTGTTGAAGCTCACCAAACTTCGCGCAGAAAAAGCCAAGTTATTGGGTTTTGATACCTGGGCTGCCTATGTCGTTGATAACCAAATGGCGAAAACTCCTGCGGCAGTATTTGGCATTCTCGATGGATTAGCGCCTAAAGCCGTTGCCCGAGCAAAAGAAGAAGCGGCAGACATTCAAGCAGAAATCAAACAGTCTGGTGGGGATTTTACCCTGCAACCATGGGACTGGTTGTTTTATGCCGAAAAAGTACGCCAAGCCAAGTACGACCTGGATGAAAGCCTGTTGAAACCTTATTTTGAGTTCAACACCGTGCTCAACGATGGCTTGTTCTTTGCGATGAATAAGCTTTACGGCATTACGCTCAAGCCGCGCAAAGATCTTCCTGTTTGGGATGAAAATGTTCTGGCGTACGAGGTGTACAACGAAGACGGCAGCACCATTGGCCTGTTCTATATCGATCCTTATGCCCGTGATGGCAAGCGTGGTGGCGCCTGGATGAGTAACTGGGTTGAGCAGAGCGGTCTGCTTGGTGACAAGCCGGTTATCTATAATGCGTTGAACATACCCAAGCCAGCAGAAGGTCAGCCGACTTTAATGACCTTTGATGAAGTGGAAACCATGTTCCATGAATTTGGCCACGCGATCCACGGGCTTTTCTCTGATGTGAAATACCCGAGCCTGGCAGGTACCTCCACCGCGCGCGACTTTGTCGAATTCCCATCGCAAGCCAATGAAGACTGGGATATTGATCCGGCCGTTTTGAAAAACTACGCGAAACATTACGAAACCAGTGAGCCTATTCCTCAGGAATTACTCGACAAAATGCTAAAAGCCCATAAATTCAACTCTGGCTTCAACACGGTTGAATATCTCGCGGCTGCACTGCTGGATATGGAGTGGCACACAATTTCTGCCGACAGCGATATTACCGACGTTGCCGCGTTCGAGAAGAAAGCGTTAGCCAAGCACAAAATCGATTTTGCGCCGGTACCGCCACGCTATAAATCGGCATACTTCAGCCATATTTTTGCCGGTGGATATTCTGCAGGGTATTACGCCTACCTTTGGACCGAGGTCTTGGCCGCAGATGCCTTTGCATACACGCAAACCCTGGGTGGTTTAACCCGCGAGAACGGTGATAAATACCGCGATGCAGTATTGTCGCGCGGTAATAGCCGAGACTTAATGGAAAGCTACGTGGATTTCCGTGGTCAGGAACCAAGTATCGATGCATTGCTGGAGCGTCGAGGCTTGGTAAAATAA
- the katG gene encoding catalase/peroxidase HPI, with protein MTDTPKAAGKCPVMHGGNTATGNDNMDWWPNSLNLDILHQHDTKTNPLDPDFTYADAFNGMDYNALKADLKALMTDNQDWWPADWGHYGGLMIRMAWHSAGSYRIADGRGGANTGNQRFAPLNSWPDNANLDKARRLLWPIKKKYGNAISWADLMILAGNVAYESMGLKTFGFAGGREDIWHPEKDTYWGSEQEWLAPSGNEHSRYSGERDLENPLAAVMMGLIYVNPEGVDGKPDPLKTAADVRETFARMAMNDEETVALTAGGHTVGKCHGNGRAEDLGPEPEAEDVEAQGFGWLNKTGRGIGKDTVTSGIEGAWTTNPTQWDNGYFHLLLNHEWENRKSPAGAHQWEPIDIAEEDKPVDAENPNIRHNPIMTDADMAIKMDPEYRKIAEKFYADHAYFSDVFARAWFKLTHRDLGPKARYLGPEAPQEDLLWQDPVPNVDYTLSDQEITSLKHDLLSLDVAASDFITTAWDSARTFRGSDNRGGANGARIRLEPHKNWQGNEPQKLQRVLKALSDFQSKLEKPVSLADLIVLAGTAAVEQAAKNAGVEIVIPFAPGRGDATQEQTDIDTFDVLEPVHDAFRNWQKKDYAVKPEEMMLDRAQLMGLSAKEMTALIGGMRVLGTNHGNSQHGVFTKNVGTLSTDFFTNLTDMRYNWKPIGSNLYEIVDRATGDVHWTATRVDLVFGSNSILRSYAEVYAQDDAKEKFVKDFSAAWVKVMNADRFDL; from the coding sequence ATGACAGACACACCCAAAGCGGCCGGTAAATGCCCGGTTATGCACGGCGGTAATACCGCGACTGGCAACGACAACATGGATTGGTGGCCCAATTCGCTCAACCTGGACATTCTCCATCAACACGATACCAAGACCAATCCGCTGGACCCGGACTTCACCTATGCCGATGCGTTTAATGGGATGGACTACAACGCATTAAAAGCGGACCTCAAAGCGCTCATGACCGACAACCAGGACTGGTGGCCTGCAGACTGGGGGCACTACGGCGGCCTGATGATTCGGATGGCCTGGCACTCCGCAGGCAGCTACCGCATTGCCGACGGGCGCGGCGGAGCCAATACGGGTAATCAACGCTTCGCACCACTCAACAGTTGGCCGGACAACGCTAACCTCGACAAAGCCCGCCGCCTGCTCTGGCCCATCAAGAAAAAGTACGGCAATGCCATCTCCTGGGCGGATTTAATGATTTTGGCCGGCAATGTCGCCTATGAGTCTATGGGTTTAAAAACGTTTGGATTTGCCGGTGGTCGCGAGGATATCTGGCACCCCGAGAAAGACACCTACTGGGGTTCGGAGCAGGAATGGCTGGCGCCGAGTGGAAACGAACACAGCCGCTACAGTGGCGAACGGGATCTGGAAAACCCGTTGGCTGCGGTAATGATGGGGCTAATTTACGTTAACCCGGAAGGCGTAGACGGCAAACCCGACCCGTTAAAAACCGCGGCAGATGTGCGCGAAACCTTTGCTCGCATGGCAATGAACGATGAAGAAACCGTCGCGCTCACCGCGGGCGGCCACACCGTGGGTAAATGCCACGGCAATGGGCGCGCGGAAGACCTCGGGCCCGAACCGGAAGCGGAGGATGTCGAGGCGCAAGGCTTCGGCTGGCTCAATAAAACCGGCCGCGGCATCGGTAAAGACACGGTGACCAGCGGAATCGAAGGCGCCTGGACCACTAACCCCACCCAGTGGGATAACGGCTATTTTCATTTACTGCTCAATCACGAGTGGGAGAATCGTAAAAGCCCAGCTGGTGCACATCAATGGGAACCCATCGATATCGCCGAAGAGGACAAACCTGTCGACGCTGAAAATCCCAATATTCGCCACAACCCCATTATGACCGATGCGGACATGGCCATAAAAATGGACCCGGAATACCGCAAAATTGCGGAGAAGTTTTACGCGGACCACGCGTATTTTTCCGACGTTTTCGCCCGCGCCTGGTTCAAATTAACCCATCGTGACCTCGGGCCAAAAGCCCGTTACCTGGGACCAGAAGCACCACAGGAAGATCTGCTTTGGCAGGACCCGGTACCAAATGTCGATTACACGCTCTCTGACCAGGAAATCACATCACTTAAGCACGATTTACTCTCACTTGATGTTGCCGCAAGCGACTTCATCACTACTGCCTGGGATAGTGCGCGAACTTTTCGGGGTTCCGACAACCGTGGTGGCGCAAATGGCGCCCGCATCCGGTTGGAACCGCACAAAAATTGGCAAGGTAACGAACCGCAGAAGCTGCAGCGGGTGCTTAAAGCGCTGTCAGATTTCCAGAGCAAATTGGAAAAGCCTGTCAGCCTGGCCGATCTCATCGTGCTGGCGGGGACTGCGGCCGTTGAACAGGCCGCAAAAAATGCCGGGGTCGAAATAGTCATCCCATTCGCACCGGGGCGAGGCGACGCCACTCAGGAACAAACCGATATAGACACATTTGACGTGCTCGAACCGGTACACGATGCGTTCCGCAATTGGCAGAAAAAGGATTACGCCGTTAAACCCGAAGAGATGATGCTGGACCGAGCTCAGTTAATGGGACTTAGCGCCAAGGAAATGACCGCATTAATCGGTGGCATGCGTGTGCTCGGTACCAACCACGGCAACAGCCAGCACGGTGTATTTACCAAGAATGTCGGCACCCTCAGCACAGACTTCTTCACAAACCTTACTGACATGCGCTACAACTGGAAGCCAATCGGCAGCAACTTATATGAGATCGTTGATCGAGCTACTGGCGATGTTCACTGGACAGCGACGCGAGTTGACCTGGTTTTCGGCTCCAATTCGATTCTTCGCAGCTATGCGGAAGTTTACGCGCAGGACGATGCGAAAGAGAAATTCGTTAAAGATTTTTCTGCCGCCTGGGTGAAAGTAATGAATGCTGATCGTTTCGACTTGTAA
- a CDS encoding cytochrome-c peroxidase, with amino-acid sequence MSGVISCNTCHNLAFGGTDNLKTSVGHKWQAGPVNSPTVFNASYGLAQFWDGRAADLQEQAQGPIQANVEMAMPHNLAIEVIQSIPGYRKQFEAIYGDKNVSLNNLTDAIAEFEETLITPNSRFDQWLLGDNDAISVAERKGYELFKSSGCIACHNGPAVGGTMYQKMGLFGAYKSSSPSQGRFDVTGIEADRYQFKVPTLRNVELTYPYFHDGEAETLGEAVDLMGRLQLGRTFKETEINQIVAFLSTLTGERPDIDLPHLPASGINTHRPEPFK; translated from the coding sequence ATGTCCGGCGTAATTTCCTGCAACACCTGTCACAACCTCGCCTTCGGCGGTACCGACAACCTGAAAACGTCCGTTGGCCACAAGTGGCAAGCAGGGCCCGTTAATTCGCCTACAGTATTCAATGCGAGCTATGGACTTGCTCAGTTTTGGGATGGACGCGCCGCTGATTTACAGGAACAGGCCCAAGGCCCGATTCAAGCCAATGTGGAAATGGCAATGCCGCACAATCTTGCAATCGAAGTTATCCAGTCGATTCCCGGTTATCGCAAACAATTCGAGGCCATCTATGGCGATAAAAATGTTTCGCTCAATAATTTGACGGATGCAATCGCTGAATTTGAGGAAACCCTGATTACGCCAAATTCCCGATTCGACCAATGGCTTTTGGGCGATAACGATGCGATATCTGTCGCCGAACGCAAAGGCTATGAACTGTTTAAATCCAGCGGATGTATCGCCTGTCATAACGGCCCCGCAGTTGGCGGCACCATGTACCAAAAAATGGGATTATTCGGCGCTTACAAGTCGAGCTCTCCATCGCAAGGCAGGTTCGATGTCACAGGAATTGAAGCAGACCGATACCAGTTTAAAGTGCCAACGTTGCGCAATGTAGAGCTGACTTACCCCTACTTCCACGACGGCGAAGCAGAAACTCTTGGTGAAGCCGTTGATCTAATGGGTAGGTTGCAACTAGGCCGTACGTTTAAGGAAACAGAGATAAACCAGATTGTGGCCTTCCTCAGTACGCTTACGGGAGAGCGCCCGGACATTGATTTACCCCATTTACCCGCTTCAGGCATAAATACTCATCGCCCGGAGCCGTTTAAGTAG